The Oncorhynchus tshawytscha isolate Ot180627B linkage group LG05, Otsh_v2.0, whole genome shotgun sequence genome includes a window with the following:
- the LOC112251078 gene encoding flavin-containing monooxygenase 5 isoform X1, which produces MTYHSLANPPDPTSGHLTGTGGMFHAFYEKKSNQNNGSIIMVRTVAVIGAGPSGLTSIKSCLDEGLEPTCFESSEDIGGLWRFKEHLDPGRANIYQSVIINSSKEMMSYSDFPPPAHLPNNMHHSQLLIYLRLYAETFDLFKHIVFQTTVVSVRQRPDFPVSGQWEVETERTEGQRESQVFDAVMVCTGHFTQPHLPLKDFPGIEEFEGRYLHSWEYRSAEGLQGKRVVVVGIGNSGGDIAVDASRVAEQVYLSTRKGAWVVSRVGAGGLPGDLVGTSRLDKLLQKLFPSWITWMMEKNLNQSFDHRLYGLQPKHGFFAQIPVVNDDLPGRIISGRVLIKPNIGEIRGSSVAFEDGSVVDKVDVVVFATGYNYDFPFLPSGLLANSSHRLSLYRNVFPPGLARPSLAVVGFVCNLGAINPLAEMQARWATRVFKGLLTLPSEEAMLQDIKRDTSTLQNRFACLERHPLQVDHIPYLDSMAEELGVRPNLLGLLLREPGVGLRVLLGPCTPYQYRLRGPGQWDGARQAILTQWERVAQPFRTRMAAQPESKTRASCSLRLTLTLSGAVLLLTLYTRHSLSSLLSHPTGLLYKLYSPSETMWGWK; this is translated from the exons ttccATCATAATGGTGCGTACAGTAGCAGTGATCGGGGCAGGTCCCTCAGGTCTGACCAGCATCAAGAGCTGTCTGGATGAGGGTCTGGAGCCCACCTGCTTTGAGAGCAGTGAAGACATCGGAGGGCTGTGGAGGTTTAAG GAGCATCTAGACCCAGGCAGGGCCAACATCTACCAGTCAGTCATCATCAACAGCTCCAAGGAAATGATGTCATACAGCGACTTCCCTCCTCCAGCTCACCTGCCCAACAACATGCACCACTCCCAGCTGCTGATCTACCTACGACTTTACGCTGAGACCTTTGACCTCTTCAAGCACATCGTCTTCCAG aCCACTGTGGTGAGTGTGCGACAGAGGCCAGACTTCCCAGTGTCGGGCCagtgggaggtggagacagagaggacagaaggtCAGAGGGAGTCTCAGGTCTTTGATGCTGTGATGGTCTGCACCGGTCACTTTACACAACCACACCTGCCTCTCAAAGACTTCCCAG GTATAGAGGAGTTTGAGGGCAGGTACTTACATAGTTGGGAATATCGCAGTGCTGAGGGGCTGCAGGGGAAGAGGGTGGTGGTGGTCGGGATCGGGAATTCTGGAGGTGACATCGCTGTGGATGCCAGCAGAGTAGCGGAGCAG GTGTACCTCAGCACACGGAAGGGGGCATGGGTGGTCAGCAGGGTGGGGGCAGGGGGCTTGCCAGGTGACCTGGTGGGCACTTCACGATTGGACAAGCTGCTGCAGAAGCTCTTCCCCTCCTGGATTACGTGGATGATGGAGAAGAATCTGAACCAGAGCTTTGACCACAGACTGTACGGCCTACAGCCAAAACACGG GTTCTTTGCCCAGATTCCGGTGGTGAATGATGACCTGCCTGGTCGAATCATCTCTGGTCGTGTTCTGATCAAACCTAACATCGGGGAGATCAGAGGCTCCAGTGTGGCGTTTGAGGACGGCAGTGTTGTGGacaag GTGGATGTTGTGGTGTTTGCCACCGGCTACAACTATGACTTTCCCTTCCTGCCTTCGGGTCTGCTGGCTAATAGCAGTCACCGCCTGTCTCTGTACCGTAATGTGTTCCCCCCTGGGCTTGCCCGGCCCAGTCTGGCTGTAGTGGGCTTCGTCTGTAACCTGGGAGCCATCAACCCTCTGGCTGAGATGCAGGCCCGCTGGGCCACCCGGGTCTTTAAAG GGTTACTAACTCTGCCCTCTGAAGAAGCCATGCTGcaggacataaagagagacaccagcACCTTGCAAAACAG gttTGCCTGTTTGGAGCGTCACCCTCTCCAGGTGGACCATATCCCCTACCTGGACTCCATGGCAGAGGAGTTAGGGGTTCGACCCAACCTCCTAGGGCTGCTGTTGAGGGAGCCTGGTGTGGGGCTTCGTGTGCTGCTGGGGCCCTGCACTCCGTACCAGTACCGTCTGAGAGGGCCAGGGCAGTGGGACGGGGCCCGCCAGGCTATCCTCACCCAGTGGGAGCGAGTAGCCCAGCCATTCAGGACCAGGATGGCTGCACAACCAGAGAGCAAAACCAGAGCCTCCTGTAGTCTGAGACTGACATTGACCCTGTCTGGCGCTGTTCTCCTACTAACCCTCTATACTAGACACAGTCTCTCATCACTCCTCTCACATCCCACAGGCCTCCTCTATAAGCTGTACAGTCCATCTGAGACCATGTGGGGGTGGAAATGA
- the LOC112251078 gene encoding flavin-containing monooxygenase 5 isoform X2, with translation MVRTVAVIGAGPSGLTSIKSCLDEGLEPTCFESSEDIGGLWRFKEHLDPGRANIYQSVIINSSKEMMSYSDFPPPAHLPNNMHHSQLLIYLRLYAETFDLFKHIVFQTTVVSVRQRPDFPVSGQWEVETERTEGQRESQVFDAVMVCTGHFTQPHLPLKDFPGIEEFEGRYLHSWEYRSAEGLQGKRVVVVGIGNSGGDIAVDASRVAEQVYLSTRKGAWVVSRVGAGGLPGDLVGTSRLDKLLQKLFPSWITWMMEKNLNQSFDHRLYGLQPKHGFFAQIPVVNDDLPGRIISGRVLIKPNIGEIRGSSVAFEDGSVVDKVDVVVFATGYNYDFPFLPSGLLANSSHRLSLYRNVFPPGLARPSLAVVGFVCNLGAINPLAEMQARWATRVFKGLLTLPSEEAMLQDIKRDTSTLQNRFACLERHPLQVDHIPYLDSMAEELGVRPNLLGLLLREPGVGLRVLLGPCTPYQYRLRGPGQWDGARQAILTQWERVAQPFRTRMAAQPESKTRASCSLRLTLTLSGAVLLLTLYTRHSLSSLLSHPTGLLYKLYSPSETMWGWK, from the exons ATGGTGCGTACAGTAGCAGTGATCGGGGCAGGTCCCTCAGGTCTGACCAGCATCAAGAGCTGTCTGGATGAGGGTCTGGAGCCCACCTGCTTTGAGAGCAGTGAAGACATCGGAGGGCTGTGGAGGTTTAAG GAGCATCTAGACCCAGGCAGGGCCAACATCTACCAGTCAGTCATCATCAACAGCTCCAAGGAAATGATGTCATACAGCGACTTCCCTCCTCCAGCTCACCTGCCCAACAACATGCACCACTCCCAGCTGCTGATCTACCTACGACTTTACGCTGAGACCTTTGACCTCTTCAAGCACATCGTCTTCCAG aCCACTGTGGTGAGTGTGCGACAGAGGCCAGACTTCCCAGTGTCGGGCCagtgggaggtggagacagagaggacagaaggtCAGAGGGAGTCTCAGGTCTTTGATGCTGTGATGGTCTGCACCGGTCACTTTACACAACCACACCTGCCTCTCAAAGACTTCCCAG GTATAGAGGAGTTTGAGGGCAGGTACTTACATAGTTGGGAATATCGCAGTGCTGAGGGGCTGCAGGGGAAGAGGGTGGTGGTGGTCGGGATCGGGAATTCTGGAGGTGACATCGCTGTGGATGCCAGCAGAGTAGCGGAGCAG GTGTACCTCAGCACACGGAAGGGGGCATGGGTGGTCAGCAGGGTGGGGGCAGGGGGCTTGCCAGGTGACCTGGTGGGCACTTCACGATTGGACAAGCTGCTGCAGAAGCTCTTCCCCTCCTGGATTACGTGGATGATGGAGAAGAATCTGAACCAGAGCTTTGACCACAGACTGTACGGCCTACAGCCAAAACACGG GTTCTTTGCCCAGATTCCGGTGGTGAATGATGACCTGCCTGGTCGAATCATCTCTGGTCGTGTTCTGATCAAACCTAACATCGGGGAGATCAGAGGCTCCAGTGTGGCGTTTGAGGACGGCAGTGTTGTGGacaag GTGGATGTTGTGGTGTTTGCCACCGGCTACAACTATGACTTTCCCTTCCTGCCTTCGGGTCTGCTGGCTAATAGCAGTCACCGCCTGTCTCTGTACCGTAATGTGTTCCCCCCTGGGCTTGCCCGGCCCAGTCTGGCTGTAGTGGGCTTCGTCTGTAACCTGGGAGCCATCAACCCTCTGGCTGAGATGCAGGCCCGCTGGGCCACCCGGGTCTTTAAAG GGTTACTAACTCTGCCCTCTGAAGAAGCCATGCTGcaggacataaagagagacaccagcACCTTGCAAAACAG gttTGCCTGTTTGGAGCGTCACCCTCTCCAGGTGGACCATATCCCCTACCTGGACTCCATGGCAGAGGAGTTAGGGGTTCGACCCAACCTCCTAGGGCTGCTGTTGAGGGAGCCTGGTGTGGGGCTTCGTGTGCTGCTGGGGCCCTGCACTCCGTACCAGTACCGTCTGAGAGGGCCAGGGCAGTGGGACGGGGCCCGCCAGGCTATCCTCACCCAGTGGGAGCGAGTAGCCCAGCCATTCAGGACCAGGATGGCTGCACAACCAGAGAGCAAAACCAGAGCCTCCTGTAGTCTGAGACTGACATTGACCCTGTCTGGCGCTGTTCTCCTACTAACCCTCTATACTAGACACAGTCTCTCATCACTCCTCTCACATCCCACAGGCCTCCTCTATAAGCTGTACAGTCCATCTGAGACCATGTGGGGGTGGAAATGA